A section of the Tamandua tetradactyla isolate mTamTet1 chromosome 4, mTamTet1.pri, whole genome shotgun sequence genome encodes:
- the MRPL24 gene encoding large ribosomal subunit protein uL24m has product MRLSALLALVSKVNLPPEYRYGMSRPGSLADKRKNPPGTRRRRVAVEPVSDEDWHLFCGDMVEILEGKDAGKQGKVVQVIRQRNWVVLEGLNTHFRYIGKTSNYRGTMIPSEAPLLHRQVKLVDPVDRKPTEVEWRFTEAGERVRVSTRSGRIIPKPEFPRADGIVPETWIDGPKDTSVEDALQKTYVPRLKTLEEEVMEAMGIQETRKHKKVYWY; this is encoded by the exons ATGCGTCTCTCTGCCCTCCTGGCCTTGGTATCCAAGGTCAACCTGCCCCCTGAATATCGGTATGGGATGAGCCGCCCAGGCTCCCTGGCAGACAAGAGGAAGAACCCTCCAGGGACCAGACGGCGCCGGGTGGCTGTAGAACCCGTTTCTGATGAAGACTGGCATCTGTTCTGTGGTGACATG GTCGAAATCCTGGAAGGGAAGGATGCTGGGAAGCAGGGTAAAGTGGTTCAAGTTATCCGGCAGCGAAACTGGGTCGTCCTGGAGGGGCTGAACACA CATTTCCGCTACATTGGCAAGACCAGCAATTACCGGGGAACCATGATCCCTAGTGAAGCCCCCCTGCTGCACCGCCAGGTCAAACTTGTGGATCCTGTGGACAG GAAGCCCACTGAGGTGGAGTGGAGGTTCACTGAGGCAGGAGAACGGGTACGGGTCTCCACAAGATCAGGAAGAATTATCCCCAAACCTGAATTTCCTAGAGCTGATGGCATCGTACCTGAAACGTGGATTG ATGGCCCCAAAGACACATCAGTAGAAGATGCTCTACAAAAAACCTATGTGCCCCGTCTAAAGACACTGGAGGAGGAAGTGATGGAGGCAATGGGGATCCAGGAAACCCGGAAACACAAGAAAGTCTATTGGTATTGA
- the METTL25B gene encoding methyltransferase-like protein 25B isoform X3 → MPERQRWGPDPKPFLPVPPAEFNPARVLDLRGGDLGSFGAISLPSRPAGAPDAGRLCPRPLSRGEEAASCEPHPCPGALPLHPGRLHHREAAGEFFTDNLWGTLPCSWQEALDGLNPPQLATMLLGMPGEGEVVRYRSVWPLTLLALKSTAFALAFTRTPGFQTPSEFLENPSQSSRLTAPFRKHVRPKKQHEIRRLGELVKKLSDLTGCTQVVDVGSGQGHLSRFMSLGLGLLVKSIEGDQRLVERAQRLDEALLQALEKEEKRNPKVVQAGPRHPPHHMVRWVDPTALCEELLLPLEPLPQGGARLLLAGLHACGDLSVALLRHFSCCSEVAALASVGCCYMKLSDPGGYPLSHWVAGLPGCELPYRLREGACHALEEYAERLQKAGPSLRTHCYRAALETVIRRARPELRRPGVQGIPRVHELKIEEYVQRGLQRVGLDPQLPLNLAALQAHQAQEHRVVAFFSLALLLAPLVETLILLDRLLYLQEQVHMFLSSVDKVDKRSIRHKVFTITVTL, encoded by the exons ATGCCGGAAAGGCAGCGTTGGGGGCCAGACCCCAAACCTTTTCTTCCCGTGCCCCCCGCAGAGTTTAATCCAGCCCGCGTCTTGGACCTGCGTGGTGGTGACCTTGGATCCTTCGGCGCGATCTCGCTGCCCTCTCGACCGGCAGGAGCCCCGGATGCCGGGCGTCTCTGCCCGCGGCCTCTCTCTCGAGGCGAGGAGGCGGCTAGCTGTGAACCTCACCCGTGTCCTGGCGCTCTACCGCTCCATCCTGGACGCCTACATCATCGTGAGGCCGCAGGG GAATTTTTCACTGACAACTTGTGGGGCACACTCCCTTGTTCATGGCAGGAAGCACTGGATGGACTGAACCCACCACAGCTGGCCACGATGTTGCTGGGGATGcctggggaaggggaggtggTCAG GTACAGGTCAGTGTGGCCACTCACCCTGCTGGCCCTGAAGTCCACAGCCTTTGCCCTGGCCTTTACCCGGACTCCTGGGTTCCAGACACCTTCAGAATTCCTGGAGAACCCCAGCCAGAGCTCCCGACTGACAGCTCCCTTCCGGAAACATGTCAGGCCCAAGAAGCAACATGAGATCCGAAGGCTGGGAGAG TTGGTGAAGAAGCTGAGTGACCTCACAGGCTGCACCCAGGTTGTGGATGTAGGCTCAGGCCAG GGCCATCTCTCCCGCTTCATGTCTTTGGGACTGGGGCTTTTGGTGAAGAGCATTGAAGGAGATCAGAGACTGGTGGAGAGAGCCCAGCGGCTGGATGAAGCGCTCCTGCAGGCTctggagaaagaggagaagagGAACCCAAAG GTGGTTCAAGCTGGCCCTCGCCACCCTCCACACCACATGGTTAGGTGGGTGGACCCCACAGCCCTGTGTGAGGAGCTCCTGCTTCCACTGGAGCCCCTGCCTCAGGGTGGGGCCCGCTTGCTGCTGGCAGGCCTCCATGCCTGTGGGGATCTGAGTGTCGCCTTGCTGAGGCACTTCTCCTGCTGCTCTGAGGTTGCAGCCCTGGCCTCCGTGGGCTGCTGCTACATGAAGCTGAGTGACCCTGGTGGCTACCCACTGAGCCACTGGGTAGCTGGGCTGCCTGGCTGTGAACTGCCCTACAGGCTGCGGGAGGGGGCCTGCCATGCTCTAGAGGAATATGCTGAGCGGCTACAGAAAGCAGGCCCCAGCCTCCGAACCCACTGCTATCGTGCAGCACTGGAGACGGTGATCCGCCGTGCCCGGCCCGAGCTCCGACGGCCAGGCGTGCAGGGGATCCCCAGGGTCCACGAGCTCAAGATTGAAGA ATACGTGCAGCGGGGTCTGCAGAGGGTGGGGCTGGACCCCCAGCTCCCACTGAACCTGGCTGCCCTTCAGGCCCACCAGGCCCAGGAACACCGTGTAGTGGCCTTCTTCAGTCTGGCCCTCCTGCTGGCCCCACTTGTAGAGACACTGATTCTACTGGACCGGCTGCTCTACCTGCAGGAGCAAG tccatatgttcctctcatctgttgacaaggtagataaaaggagcatcagacacaaggttttcacaatcacagtcacattgtga
- the METTL25B gene encoding methyltransferase-like protein 25B isoform X1 gives MPERQRWGPDPKPFLPVPPAEFNPARVLDLRGGDLGSFGAISLPSRPAGAPDAGRLCPRPLSRGEEAASCEPHPCPGALPLHPGRLHHREAAGEFFTDNLWGTLPCSWQEALDGLNPPQLATMLLGMPGEGEVVRYRSVWPLTLLALKSTAFALAFTRTPGFQTPSEFLENPSQSSRLTAPFRKHVRPKKQHEIRRLGELVKKLSDLTGCTQVVDVGSGQGHLSRFMSLGLGLLVKSIEGDQRLVERAQRLDEALLQALEKEEKRNPKVVQAGPRHPPHHMVRWVDPTALCEELLLPLEPLPQGGARLLLAGLHACGDLSVALLRHFSCCSEVAALASVGCCYMKLSDPGGYPLSHWVAGLPGCELPYRLREGACHALEEYAERLQKAGPSLRTHCYRAALETVIRRARPELRRPGVQGIPRVHELKIEEYVQRGLQRVGLDPQLPLNLAALQAHQAQEHRVVAFFSLALLLAPLVETLILLDRLLYLQEQVLPFSQDSMLSSCPSLVLNSLPETWFWWPLRCPWGRPSLSWRLKMADTV, from the exons ATGCCGGAAAGGCAGCGTTGGGGGCCAGACCCCAAACCTTTTCTTCCCGTGCCCCCCGCAGAGTTTAATCCAGCCCGCGTCTTGGACCTGCGTGGTGGTGACCTTGGATCCTTCGGCGCGATCTCGCTGCCCTCTCGACCGGCAGGAGCCCCGGATGCCGGGCGTCTCTGCCCGCGGCCTCTCTCTCGAGGCGAGGAGGCGGCTAGCTGTGAACCTCACCCGTGTCCTGGCGCTCTACCGCTCCATCCTGGACGCCTACATCATCGTGAGGCCGCAGGG GAATTTTTCACTGACAACTTGTGGGGCACACTCCCTTGTTCATGGCAGGAAGCACTGGATGGACTGAACCCACCACAGCTGGCCACGATGTTGCTGGGGATGcctggggaaggggaggtggTCAG GTACAGGTCAGTGTGGCCACTCACCCTGCTGGCCCTGAAGTCCACAGCCTTTGCCCTGGCCTTTACCCGGACTCCTGGGTTCCAGACACCTTCAGAATTCCTGGAGAACCCCAGCCAGAGCTCCCGACTGACAGCTCCCTTCCGGAAACATGTCAGGCCCAAGAAGCAACATGAGATCCGAAGGCTGGGAGAG TTGGTGAAGAAGCTGAGTGACCTCACAGGCTGCACCCAGGTTGTGGATGTAGGCTCAGGCCAG GGCCATCTCTCCCGCTTCATGTCTTTGGGACTGGGGCTTTTGGTGAAGAGCATTGAAGGAGATCAGAGACTGGTGGAGAGAGCCCAGCGGCTGGATGAAGCGCTCCTGCAGGCTctggagaaagaggagaagagGAACCCAAAG GTGGTTCAAGCTGGCCCTCGCCACCCTCCACACCACATGGTTAGGTGGGTGGACCCCACAGCCCTGTGTGAGGAGCTCCTGCTTCCACTGGAGCCCCTGCCTCAGGGTGGGGCCCGCTTGCTGCTGGCAGGCCTCCATGCCTGTGGGGATCTGAGTGTCGCCTTGCTGAGGCACTTCTCCTGCTGCTCTGAGGTTGCAGCCCTGGCCTCCGTGGGCTGCTGCTACATGAAGCTGAGTGACCCTGGTGGCTACCCACTGAGCCACTGGGTAGCTGGGCTGCCTGGCTGTGAACTGCCCTACAGGCTGCGGGAGGGGGCCTGCCATGCTCTAGAGGAATATGCTGAGCGGCTACAGAAAGCAGGCCCCAGCCTCCGAACCCACTGCTATCGTGCAGCACTGGAGACGGTGATCCGCCGTGCCCGGCCCGAGCTCCGACGGCCAGGCGTGCAGGGGATCCCCAGGGTCCACGAGCTCAAGATTGAAGA ATACGTGCAGCGGGGTCTGCAGAGGGTGGGGCTGGACCCCCAGCTCCCACTGAACCTGGCTGCCCTTCAGGCCCACCAGGCCCAGGAACACCGTGTAGTGGCCTTCTTCAGTCTGGCCCTCCTGCTGGCCCCACTTGTAGAGACACTGATTCTACTGGACCGGCTGCTCTACCTGCAGGAGCAAG TCCTGCCTTTCTCCCAGGATTCCATGCTGAGCTCCTGCCCATCTTTAGTCCTGAACTCTCTCCCAGAAACCTGGTTCTGGTGGCCACTAAGATGCCCCTGGGGCAGGCCTTCTCTGTCCTGGAGACTGAAGATGGCTGACACAGTCTGA
- the METTL25B gene encoding methyltransferase-like protein 25B isoform X4, with amino-acid sequence MPGVSARGLSLEARRRLAVNLTRVLALYRSILDAYIIEFFTDNLWGTLPCSWQEALDGLNPPQLATMLLGMPGEGEVVRYRSVWPLTLLALKSTAFALAFTRTPGFQTPSEFLENPSQSSRLTAPFRKHVRPKKQHEIRRLGELVKKLSDLTGCTQVVDVGSGQGHLSRFMSLGLGLLVKSIEGDQRLVERAQRLDEALLQALEKEEKRNPKVVQAGPRHPPHHMVRWVDPTALCEELLLPLEPLPQGGARLLLAGLHACGDLSVALLRHFSCCSEVAALASVGCCYMKLSDPGGYPLSHWVAGLPGCELPYRLREGACHALEEYAERLQKAGPSLRTHCYRAALETVIRRARPELRRPGVQGIPRVHELKIEEYVQRGLQRVGLDPQLPLNLAALQAHQAQEHRVVAFFSLALLLAPLVETLILLDRLLYLQEQVLPFSQDSMLSSCPSLVLNSLPETWFWWPLRCPWGRPSLSWRLKMADTV; translated from the exons ATGCCGGGCGTCTCTGCCCGCGGCCTCTCTCTCGAGGCGAGGAGGCGGCTAGCTGTGAACCTCACCCGTGTCCTGGCGCTCTACCGCTCCATCCTGGACGCCTACATCATC GAATTTTTCACTGACAACTTGTGGGGCACACTCCCTTGTTCATGGCAGGAAGCACTGGATGGACTGAACCCACCACAGCTGGCCACGATGTTGCTGGGGATGcctggggaaggggaggtggTCAG GTACAGGTCAGTGTGGCCACTCACCCTGCTGGCCCTGAAGTCCACAGCCTTTGCCCTGGCCTTTACCCGGACTCCTGGGTTCCAGACACCTTCAGAATTCCTGGAGAACCCCAGCCAGAGCTCCCGACTGACAGCTCCCTTCCGGAAACATGTCAGGCCCAAGAAGCAACATGAGATCCGAAGGCTGGGAGAG TTGGTGAAGAAGCTGAGTGACCTCACAGGCTGCACCCAGGTTGTGGATGTAGGCTCAGGCCAG GGCCATCTCTCCCGCTTCATGTCTTTGGGACTGGGGCTTTTGGTGAAGAGCATTGAAGGAGATCAGAGACTGGTGGAGAGAGCCCAGCGGCTGGATGAAGCGCTCCTGCAGGCTctggagaaagaggagaagagGAACCCAAAG GTGGTTCAAGCTGGCCCTCGCCACCCTCCACACCACATGGTTAGGTGGGTGGACCCCACAGCCCTGTGTGAGGAGCTCCTGCTTCCACTGGAGCCCCTGCCTCAGGGTGGGGCCCGCTTGCTGCTGGCAGGCCTCCATGCCTGTGGGGATCTGAGTGTCGCCTTGCTGAGGCACTTCTCCTGCTGCTCTGAGGTTGCAGCCCTGGCCTCCGTGGGCTGCTGCTACATGAAGCTGAGTGACCCTGGTGGCTACCCACTGAGCCACTGGGTAGCTGGGCTGCCTGGCTGTGAACTGCCCTACAGGCTGCGGGAGGGGGCCTGCCATGCTCTAGAGGAATATGCTGAGCGGCTACAGAAAGCAGGCCCCAGCCTCCGAACCCACTGCTATCGTGCAGCACTGGAGACGGTGATCCGCCGTGCCCGGCCCGAGCTCCGACGGCCAGGCGTGCAGGGGATCCCCAGGGTCCACGAGCTCAAGATTGAAGA ATACGTGCAGCGGGGTCTGCAGAGGGTGGGGCTGGACCCCCAGCTCCCACTGAACCTGGCTGCCCTTCAGGCCCACCAGGCCCAGGAACACCGTGTAGTGGCCTTCTTCAGTCTGGCCCTCCTGCTGGCCCCACTTGTAGAGACACTGATTCTACTGGACCGGCTGCTCTACCTGCAGGAGCAAG TCCTGCCTTTCTCCCAGGATTCCATGCTGAGCTCCTGCCCATCTTTAGTCCTGAACTCTCTCCCAGAAACCTGGTTCTGGTGGCCACTAAGATGCCCCTGGGGCAGGCCTTCTCTGTCCTGGAGACTGAAGATGGCTGACACAGTCTGA
- the METTL25B gene encoding methyltransferase-like protein 25B isoform X2 → MPERQRWGPDPKPFLPVPPAEFNPARVLDLRGGDLGSFGAISLPSRPAGAPDAGRLCPRPLSRGEEAASCEPHPCPGALPLHPGRLHHREAAGEFFTDNLWGTLPCSWQEALDGLNPPQLATMLLGMPGEGEVVRYRSVWPLTLLALKSTAFALAFTRTPGFQTPSEFLENPSQSSRLTAPFRKHVRPKKQHEIRRLGELVKKLSDLTGCTQVVDVGSGQGHLSRFMSLGLGLLVKSIEGDQRLVERAQRLDEALLQALEKEEKRNPKVVQAGPRHPPHHMVRWVDPTALCEELLLPLEPLPQGGARLLLAGLHACGDLSVALLRHFSCCSEVAALASVGCCYMKLSDPGGYPLSHWVAGLPGCELPYRLREGACHALEEYAERLQKAGPSLRTHCYRAALETVIRRARPELRRPGVQGIPRVHELKIEEYVQRGLQRVGLDPQLPLNLAALQAHQAQEHRVVAFFSLALLLAPLVETLILLDRLLYLQEQGFHAELLPIFSPELSPRNLVLVATKMPLGQAFSVLETEDG, encoded by the exons ATGCCGGAAAGGCAGCGTTGGGGGCCAGACCCCAAACCTTTTCTTCCCGTGCCCCCCGCAGAGTTTAATCCAGCCCGCGTCTTGGACCTGCGTGGTGGTGACCTTGGATCCTTCGGCGCGATCTCGCTGCCCTCTCGACCGGCAGGAGCCCCGGATGCCGGGCGTCTCTGCCCGCGGCCTCTCTCTCGAGGCGAGGAGGCGGCTAGCTGTGAACCTCACCCGTGTCCTGGCGCTCTACCGCTCCATCCTGGACGCCTACATCATCGTGAGGCCGCAGGG GAATTTTTCACTGACAACTTGTGGGGCACACTCCCTTGTTCATGGCAGGAAGCACTGGATGGACTGAACCCACCACAGCTGGCCACGATGTTGCTGGGGATGcctggggaaggggaggtggTCAG GTACAGGTCAGTGTGGCCACTCACCCTGCTGGCCCTGAAGTCCACAGCCTTTGCCCTGGCCTTTACCCGGACTCCTGGGTTCCAGACACCTTCAGAATTCCTGGAGAACCCCAGCCAGAGCTCCCGACTGACAGCTCCCTTCCGGAAACATGTCAGGCCCAAGAAGCAACATGAGATCCGAAGGCTGGGAGAG TTGGTGAAGAAGCTGAGTGACCTCACAGGCTGCACCCAGGTTGTGGATGTAGGCTCAGGCCAG GGCCATCTCTCCCGCTTCATGTCTTTGGGACTGGGGCTTTTGGTGAAGAGCATTGAAGGAGATCAGAGACTGGTGGAGAGAGCCCAGCGGCTGGATGAAGCGCTCCTGCAGGCTctggagaaagaggagaagagGAACCCAAAG GTGGTTCAAGCTGGCCCTCGCCACCCTCCACACCACATGGTTAGGTGGGTGGACCCCACAGCCCTGTGTGAGGAGCTCCTGCTTCCACTGGAGCCCCTGCCTCAGGGTGGGGCCCGCTTGCTGCTGGCAGGCCTCCATGCCTGTGGGGATCTGAGTGTCGCCTTGCTGAGGCACTTCTCCTGCTGCTCTGAGGTTGCAGCCCTGGCCTCCGTGGGCTGCTGCTACATGAAGCTGAGTGACCCTGGTGGCTACCCACTGAGCCACTGGGTAGCTGGGCTGCCTGGCTGTGAACTGCCCTACAGGCTGCGGGAGGGGGCCTGCCATGCTCTAGAGGAATATGCTGAGCGGCTACAGAAAGCAGGCCCCAGCCTCCGAACCCACTGCTATCGTGCAGCACTGGAGACGGTGATCCGCCGTGCCCGGCCCGAGCTCCGACGGCCAGGCGTGCAGGGGATCCCCAGGGTCCACGAGCTCAAGATTGAAGA ATACGTGCAGCGGGGTCTGCAGAGGGTGGGGCTGGACCCCCAGCTCCCACTGAACCTGGCTGCCCTTCAGGCCCACCAGGCCCAGGAACACCGTGTAGTGGCCTTCTTCAGTCTGGCCCTCCTGCTGGCCCCACTTGTAGAGACACTGATTCTACTGGACCGGCTGCTCTACCTGCAGGAGCAAG GATTCCATGCTGAGCTCCTGCCCATCTTTAGTCCTGAACTCTCTCCCAGAAACCTGGTTCTGGTGGCCACTAAGATGCCCCTGGGGCAGGCCTTCTCTGTCCTGGAGACTGAAGATGGCTGA
- the METTL25B gene encoding methyltransferase-like protein 25B isoform X6, with protein sequence MAGSTGWTEPTTAGHDVAGDAWGRGGGQTPSEFLENPSQSSRLTAPFRKHVRPKKQHEIRRLGELVKKLSDLTGCTQVVDVGSGQGHLSRFMSLGLGLLVKSIEGDQRLVERAQRLDEALLQALEKEEKRNPKVVQAGPRHPPHHMVRWVDPTALCEELLLPLEPLPQGGARLLLAGLHACGDLSVALLRHFSCCSEVAALASVGCCYMKLSDPGGYPLSHWVAGLPGCELPYRLREGACHALEEYAERLQKAGPSLRTHCYRAALETVIRRARPELRRPGVQGIPRVHELKIEEYVQRGLQRVGLDPQLPLNLAALQAHQAQEHRVVAFFSLALLLAPLVETLILLDRLLYLQEQVLPFSQDSMLSSCPSLVLNSLPETWFWWPLRCPWGRPSLSWRLKMADTV encoded by the exons ATGGCAGGAAGCACTGGATGGACTGAACCCACCACAGCTGGCCACGATGTTGCTGGGGATGcctggggaaggggaggtggTCAG ACACCTTCAGAATTCCTGGAGAACCCCAGCCAGAGCTCCCGACTGACAGCTCCCTTCCGGAAACATGTCAGGCCCAAGAAGCAACATGAGATCCGAAGGCTGGGAGAG TTGGTGAAGAAGCTGAGTGACCTCACAGGCTGCACCCAGGTTGTGGATGTAGGCTCAGGCCAG GGCCATCTCTCCCGCTTCATGTCTTTGGGACTGGGGCTTTTGGTGAAGAGCATTGAAGGAGATCAGAGACTGGTGGAGAGAGCCCAGCGGCTGGATGAAGCGCTCCTGCAGGCTctggagaaagaggagaagagGAACCCAAAG GTGGTTCAAGCTGGCCCTCGCCACCCTCCACACCACATGGTTAGGTGGGTGGACCCCACAGCCCTGTGTGAGGAGCTCCTGCTTCCACTGGAGCCCCTGCCTCAGGGTGGGGCCCGCTTGCTGCTGGCAGGCCTCCATGCCTGTGGGGATCTGAGTGTCGCCTTGCTGAGGCACTTCTCCTGCTGCTCTGAGGTTGCAGCCCTGGCCTCCGTGGGCTGCTGCTACATGAAGCTGAGTGACCCTGGTGGCTACCCACTGAGCCACTGGGTAGCTGGGCTGCCTGGCTGTGAACTGCCCTACAGGCTGCGGGAGGGGGCCTGCCATGCTCTAGAGGAATATGCTGAGCGGCTACAGAAAGCAGGCCCCAGCCTCCGAACCCACTGCTATCGTGCAGCACTGGAGACGGTGATCCGCCGTGCCCGGCCCGAGCTCCGACGGCCAGGCGTGCAGGGGATCCCCAGGGTCCACGAGCTCAAGATTGAAGA ATACGTGCAGCGGGGTCTGCAGAGGGTGGGGCTGGACCCCCAGCTCCCACTGAACCTGGCTGCCCTTCAGGCCCACCAGGCCCAGGAACACCGTGTAGTGGCCTTCTTCAGTCTGGCCCTCCTGCTGGCCCCACTTGTAGAGACACTGATTCTACTGGACCGGCTGCTCTACCTGCAGGAGCAAG TCCTGCCTTTCTCCCAGGATTCCATGCTGAGCTCCTGCCCATCTTTAGTCCTGAACTCTCTCCCAGAAACCTGGTTCTGGTGGCCACTAAGATGCCCCTGGGGCAGGCCTTCTCTGTCCTGGAGACTGAAGATGGCTGACACAGTCTGA
- the METTL25B gene encoding methyltransferase-like protein 25B isoform X5, with product MPGVSARGLSLEARRRLAVNLTRVLALYRSILDAYIIEFFTDNLWGTLPCSWQEALDGLNPPQLATMLLGMPGEGEVVRYRSVWPLTLLALKSTAFALAFTRTPGFQTPSEFLENPSQSSRLTAPFRKHVRPKKQHEIRRLGELVKKLSDLTGCTQVVDVGSGQGHLSRFMSLGLGLLVKSIEGDQRLVERAQRLDEALLQALEKEEKRNPKVVQAGPRHPPHHMVRWVDPTALCEELLLPLEPLPQGGARLLLAGLHACGDLSVALLRHFSCCSEVAALASVGCCYMKLSDPGGYPLSHWVAGLPGCELPYRLREGACHALEEYAERLQKAGPSLRTHCYRAALETVIRRARPELRRPGVQGIPRVHELKIEEYVQRGLQRVGLDPQLPLNLAALQAHQAQEHRVVAFFSLALLLAPLVETLILLDRLLYLQEQGFHAELLPIFSPELSPRNLVLVATKMPLGQAFSVLETEDG from the exons ATGCCGGGCGTCTCTGCCCGCGGCCTCTCTCTCGAGGCGAGGAGGCGGCTAGCTGTGAACCTCACCCGTGTCCTGGCGCTCTACCGCTCCATCCTGGACGCCTACATCATC GAATTTTTCACTGACAACTTGTGGGGCACACTCCCTTGTTCATGGCAGGAAGCACTGGATGGACTGAACCCACCACAGCTGGCCACGATGTTGCTGGGGATGcctggggaaggggaggtggTCAG GTACAGGTCAGTGTGGCCACTCACCCTGCTGGCCCTGAAGTCCACAGCCTTTGCCCTGGCCTTTACCCGGACTCCTGGGTTCCAGACACCTTCAGAATTCCTGGAGAACCCCAGCCAGAGCTCCCGACTGACAGCTCCCTTCCGGAAACATGTCAGGCCCAAGAAGCAACATGAGATCCGAAGGCTGGGAGAG TTGGTGAAGAAGCTGAGTGACCTCACAGGCTGCACCCAGGTTGTGGATGTAGGCTCAGGCCAG GGCCATCTCTCCCGCTTCATGTCTTTGGGACTGGGGCTTTTGGTGAAGAGCATTGAAGGAGATCAGAGACTGGTGGAGAGAGCCCAGCGGCTGGATGAAGCGCTCCTGCAGGCTctggagaaagaggagaagagGAACCCAAAG GTGGTTCAAGCTGGCCCTCGCCACCCTCCACACCACATGGTTAGGTGGGTGGACCCCACAGCCCTGTGTGAGGAGCTCCTGCTTCCACTGGAGCCCCTGCCTCAGGGTGGGGCCCGCTTGCTGCTGGCAGGCCTCCATGCCTGTGGGGATCTGAGTGTCGCCTTGCTGAGGCACTTCTCCTGCTGCTCTGAGGTTGCAGCCCTGGCCTCCGTGGGCTGCTGCTACATGAAGCTGAGTGACCCTGGTGGCTACCCACTGAGCCACTGGGTAGCTGGGCTGCCTGGCTGTGAACTGCCCTACAGGCTGCGGGAGGGGGCCTGCCATGCTCTAGAGGAATATGCTGAGCGGCTACAGAAAGCAGGCCCCAGCCTCCGAACCCACTGCTATCGTGCAGCACTGGAGACGGTGATCCGCCGTGCCCGGCCCGAGCTCCGACGGCCAGGCGTGCAGGGGATCCCCAGGGTCCACGAGCTCAAGATTGAAGA ATACGTGCAGCGGGGTCTGCAGAGGGTGGGGCTGGACCCCCAGCTCCCACTGAACCTGGCTGCCCTTCAGGCCCACCAGGCCCAGGAACACCGTGTAGTGGCCTTCTTCAGTCTGGCCCTCCTGCTGGCCCCACTTGTAGAGACACTGATTCTACTGGACCGGCTGCTCTACCTGCAGGAGCAAG GATTCCATGCTGAGCTCCTGCCCATCTTTAGTCCTGAACTCTCTCCCAGAAACCTGGTTCTGGTGGCCACTAAGATGCCCCTGGGGCAGGCCTTCTCTGTCCTGGAGACTGAAGATGGCTGA